One Phocaeicola dorei genomic region harbors:
- a CDS encoding bifunctional fucokinase/fucose-1-phosphate guanylyltransferase yields the protein MKKLLSLPPNLVECFHDIEKADRTEWFCTSDPIGSKLGSGGGTAWLLEACHQKVTPDSDFLTWLGKEKRILLHAGGQSRRLPGYAPSGKILTPIPVFRWARGQRLSQNLLSLQLPLYEQIMEKAPSSLHTLIASGDVYIRAGQPLQTIPDADVVCYGLWVDPNLAKNHGVFVSSRVTPDKLDFMLQKPSVEELGKLMQTHLFLMDIGIWLLSDRAVSLLVKRSYKEGKLSYYDMYSDFGLTLGEHPRMMDDELNKLSVAILPLPGGEFYHYGTSRELISSTLAVQNLVNDQREIMHKKVKPHPAMFVQNAEVGYQLTSQNSEIWIENSCVGAGWNIHHQTIITGVPVNNWNLEVPSGVCIDVVPFGESGYVARPYGFNDTFKGSLAKEETYYQGMSVGEWCAVRGISVEEIENGHDLQAARLFPVCSSVEELGAVMRWMVSEPVLQQGKEIWQRCRKLSADDISAYSNLYRLAEQREAFRIKNWPALAHNYERSVFYQLNLENAAGEFARYDLSLPEPLSESAPLMTRISDNMFRARVQQLKGLAYREYENEAFRLMRDGLTASALAKRQQPHLSVYSDQIVWGRSPVRIDLAGGWTDTPPYCLNEGGNVVNIAIELNGQPPLQVYVKPCREYKIILRSIDLGAMEVVTTYGEVRGFMQVGSPFSIPKAALVLAGFQPGFSTESYVSLEEQLKAFGSGMEITLLSAIPAGSGLGTSSILASTVLGAISDFCGLNWDKNEICNRTLILEQLLTTGGGWQDQYGGVLRGVKLLQTHAGMDQSPLVRWLPDYLFTGGEYQKCHLLYYTGITRTAKGILAEIVRSMFLNSTEHLSILGGMKGHALDLYEAIQRGNFDEMGRLVGKSWKLNQALDPGTNPEAVEAIIRRIDDYCLGYKLPGAGGGGYLYMVAKDPEAAIRIRSILAQNPPNSCARFVDMALSDKGLQISRS from the coding sequence ATTTTCTTACTTGGTTGGGAAAAGAAAAACGTATTTTACTTCATGCAGGCGGGCAGAGTCGTCGTTTGCCCGGATATGCGCCATCCGGCAAAATTCTTACCCCCATTCCTGTATTCCGGTGGGCCAGAGGACAACGGCTGTCACAAAATCTGCTTTCCCTCCAGCTCCCTTTATATGAACAAATCATGGAGAAAGCTCCGTCTTCTCTTCATACATTGATTGCAAGTGGGGATGTTTATATCCGTGCGGGCCAACCGCTTCAGACTATTCCTGATGCGGATGTGGTGTGTTACGGTTTATGGGTAGATCCTAATCTGGCAAAGAACCATGGTGTTTTTGTTTCTTCACGAGTCACTCCCGATAAGCTTGATTTCATGCTTCAAAAACCTTCGGTGGAGGAATTGGGGAAATTAATGCAAACCCATCTTTTTCTGATGGATATCGGAATTTGGCTGTTAAGTGACCGTGCGGTTAGTCTGTTGGTAAAACGATCTTATAAGGAAGGAAAACTCTCTTATTATGACATGTATTCTGATTTCGGACTTACATTGGGAGAGCATCCGCGTATGATGGACGATGAGCTTAACAAGCTGAGTGTGGCTATTCTGCCGTTGCCTGGAGGGGAGTTTTATCATTACGGAACCAGTCGTGAACTTATTTCTTCTACATTGGCTGTACAAAATCTGGTAAACGACCAGCGGGAGATTATGCACAAGAAGGTAAAACCGCATCCGGCCATGTTTGTTCAGAATGCTGAGGTAGGTTATCAACTTACCTCACAAAATTCGGAAATATGGATAGAGAACAGTTGTGTAGGAGCAGGATGGAATATCCATCACCAGACTATCATAACAGGTGTTCCCGTTAATAATTGGAACTTGGAGGTTCCGTCTGGTGTGTGTATTGATGTGGTTCCTTTTGGAGAATCGGGCTATGTAGCGCGTCCATACGGCTTCAATGATACTTTCAAGGGATCTTTGGCCAAGGAAGAAACATATTATCAAGGAATGTCTGTAGGTGAGTGGTGTGCTGTGCGCGGCATTTCGGTGGAAGAAATAGAAAACGGTCACGACTTGCAGGCCGCGCGTTTGTTTCCGGTTTGCTCATCTGTAGAGGAATTGGGAGCAGTTATGCGCTGGATGGTTTCTGAACCGGTATTACAGCAAGGAAAAGAAATATGGCAACGCTGTCGTAAATTGTCTGCTGATGATATATCCGCTTATTCTAATCTTTACCGTCTGGCAGAACAGCGTGAAGCTTTCCGGATAAAGAATTGGCCGGCATTGGCGCATAATTATGAACGAAGTGTCTTTTATCAGCTCAATTTGGAGAATGCTGCCGGAGAATTTGCCCGGTATGACCTGTCGTTGCCTGAGCCTTTATCAGAATCGGCTCCGTTGATGACACGTATCAGTGACAATATGTTCCGTGCCCGGGTGCAGCAGCTTAAGGGGCTGGCTTATCGGGAATATGAAAATGAGGCTTTTCGTTTGATGCGCGACGGACTTACTGCTTCGGCTTTAGCCAAGAGGCAGCAACCGCATTTGTCAGTGTACTCTGATCAGATTGTCTGGGGGCGCAGTCCGGTCCGTATTGATCTGGCCGGCGGGTGGACGGATACTCCACCTTATTGCTTGAATGAAGGGGGGAATGTGGTGAATATTGCTATTGAGTTGAACGGGCAGCCTCCTTTACAAGTTTACGTGAAACCTTGTCGGGAATATAAAATAATCCTTCGTTCTATAGACTTAGGCGCTATGGAAGTGGTTACAACTTATGGGGAGGTAAGAGGTTTCATGCAAGTGGGCTCCCCATTCTCTATACCTAAAGCGGCATTGGTGCTGGCAGGTTTCCAGCCGGGCTTTTCCACCGAATCGTATGTTTCACTGGAAGAGCAGTTGAAGGCGTTTGGTTCCGGAATGGAAATTACTCTGCTTTCTGCGATTCCTGCGGGCTCCGGTCTGGGTACAAGTTCTATTCTTGCATCGACTGTGCTGGGGGCAATCTCTGATTTTTGCGGGCTGAACTGGGATAAGAACGAGATATGTAACCGTACGCTTATTCTGGAACAGTTGCTGACTACCGGCGGGGGGTGGCAAGATCAATACGGAGGTGTGCTTCGTGGTGTGAAATTATTGCAGACCCATGCAGGTATGGATCAGAGTCCATTAGTGCGCTGGTTGCCCGATTATTTGTTTACAGGTGGCGAATATCAGAAGTGCCATTTGCTTTATTACACGGGAATTACCCGTACAGCCAAAGGAATTTTAGCTGAAATCGTGCGTAGCATGTTCCTCAACTCCACAGAGCATTTGTCTATACTTGGCGGTATGAAGGGGCATGCTCTTGACTTGTACGAAGCCATTCAGCGTGGGAATTTCGATGAAATGGGGCGTTTGGTTGGTAAAAGCTGGAAGCTGAACCAAGCGTTGGATCCCGGCACTAATCCCGAGGCAGTTGAGGCTATCATTCGCCGGATTGATGATTATTGCCTGGGATATAAATTGCCAGGTGCGGGGGGAGGAGGCTATCTTTATATGGTGGCTAAAGATCCTGAGGCTGCTATACGTATTCGAAGTATTCTTGCTCAGAACCCACCCAACAGTTGTGCCCGTTTCGTTGATATGGCTTTGTCCGACAAAGGCTTGCAAATTAGCCGAAGCTAG